From Vitis vinifera cultivar Pinot Noir 40024 chromosome 3, ASM3070453v1, the proteins below share one genomic window:
- the LOC100248717 gene encoding bifunctional riboflavin biosynthesis protein RIBA 1, chloroplastic: protein MASINASCPTAAISRLRACKNFKLFNGLHGVNPSLSNWYTSDLALIRLGSKSSFTIKGDGRTRATLISGEGGLLSYSNGNNVAAITKDQSVGIEIQPDAIAFGTLEADTAPATNGFPIDNDEFDLDRPSEGFSSIPEAIEDIRQGKIVVVVDDEDRENEGDLIMAASLATPEAMAFIVKHGTGIVCVSMKGEDLERLEIPLMVTQKDNDEKLSTAFTVSVDAKHGTTTGVSARDRATTILALASRDSKPEDFNRPGHIFPLKYREGGVLKRAGHTEASVDLAMLAGLDPVAVLCEVVDDDGSMARLPKLRQFAERENLKIISIADLIRYRRKRDKLVDRSAGARIPTMWGPFTAYCYRSILDGIEHIAMVKGEIGDGQDILVRVHSECLTGDIFGSARCDCGNQLALAMQQIEKAGKGVLVYLRGHEGRGIGLGHKLHAYNLQDDGRDTVEANEELGLPVDSREYGIGAQMLRDLGVRTMKLMTNNPAKYIGLKGYGLAVSGRVPLLTPITKENGRYLETKRSKMGHVYGLEFNGHLTNLISGNGKQSINTQPDPVSDS, encoded by the exons GGCATGCAAAAACTTCAAATTGTTTAATGGACTGCACGGTGTGAATCCCTCTTTGTCAAATTGGTATACATCTGATTTGGCTTTGATTCGGTTGGGTAGCAAATCATCGTTCACTATCAAGGGTGATGGTAGAACTAGAGCTACATTGATATCTGGAGAAGGTGGCCTCCTATCATACTCCAATGGCAATAATGTTGCTGCAATCACCAAGGACCAATCTGTTGGAATTGAGATACAGCCTGATGCAATAGCATTTGGAACGCTTGAAGCAGATACTGCTCCCGCAACTAATGGATTTCCCATTGATAATGATGAATTTGATCTGGATCGTCCCTCAGAAGGTTTTTCTTCCATTCCAGAGGCCATTGAGGACATTCGTCAAGGAAAG ATAGTGGTGGTTGTGGATGATGAAGATAGAGAAAATGAAGGGGACCTAATAATGGCAGCTTCACTGGCAACACCTGAAGCTATGGCATTTATTGTGAAGCACGGGACTGGAATTGTTTGTGTGAGCATGAAAGGAGAAGATTTGGAGAGGTTGGAAATTCCTTTGATGGTAACCCAAAAGGATAATGATGAGAAACTTTCTACTGCATTCACAGTGTCAGTG GATGCAAAGCATGGTACAACCACTGGGGTTTCAGCTCGTGATAGGGCAACAACAATATTGGCTCTTGCATCCAGAGATTCAAAGCCTGAAGATTTCAATCGCCCAGGGCATATTTTTCCGTTGAAGTACAGGGAGGGTGGTGTTCTGAAAAGAGCTGGACATACAGAAGCCTCTGTTGACCTTGCTATGCTAGCTGGCTTGGATCCTGTTGCAGTTTTATGTGAGGTTGTGGATGATGATGGTTCCATGGCGAGATTACCAAAGCTTCGCCAATTTGCAGAGAGAGAGAACTTAAAAATCATATCAATTGCTGATTTAATCAG ATATAGGCGGAAGAGAGATAAATTAGTGGATCGTTCTGCTGGGGCAAGGATACCTACAATGTGGGGGCCATTCACAGCATACTGCTATCGGTCCATCTTAGATGGGATAGAACATATTGCTATGGTTAAG GGTGAGATTGGTGATGGGCAAGATATTCTTGTGAGAGTACACTCGGAATGCCTCACAGGAGATATATTTGGGTCTGCTAGATGCGATTGTGGAAATCAGCTGGCACTTGCAATGCAACAGATTGAGAAAGCAGGGAAGGGTGTATTGGTGTACCTCCGTGGGCATGAAGGAAGGGGCATTGGTTTGGGACACAAGCTTCATGCTTATAACCTGCAGGATGATGGACGTGATACTGTGGAAGCCAATGAAGAGCTGGGATTGCCTGTTGATTCAAGAGAATACGGCATTGGTGCCCAG ATGCTAAGAGATCTGGGTGTTCGAACCATGAAGCTTATGACAAACAACCCTGCAAAGTACATTGGGCTCAAGGGCTATGGTTTGGCAGTTTCTGGCAGAGTCCCACTTCTAACTCCCATTACAAAGGAGAACGGTAGATATTTGGAGACAAAACGCTCTAAAATGGGACATGTCTATGGCTTAGAATTCAATGGTCATCTCACCAATCTTATCAGTGGGAATGGAAAACAGAGCATCAACACCCAACCTGATCCAGTCTCTGACTCGTAA